In Dama dama isolate Ldn47 chromosome 20, ASM3311817v1, whole genome shotgun sequence, a single window of DNA contains:
- the DIPK1A gene encoding divergent protein kinase domain 1A isoform X2 has protein sequence MKYLFFSWLAVFVGSWIIYVQYSTYTELCRGKDCKKIICDKYKTGVIDGPACNSLCVTETLYFGKCLSTKPNNQIYLGIWDNLPGVVKCQMEQALHLDFGTELEPRKEIVLFDKPTRGTTVQKFKEMVYSLFKAKLGDQGNLSELVNLILTVADGDKDGQVSLGEAKSAWALLQLNEFLLMVILQDKEHTPKLMGFCGDLYVMESVEYTSLYGISLPWVIELFIPSGFRRSMDQLFTPSWPRKAKIAIGLLEFVEDVFHGPYGNFLMCDTSAKNLGYNDKYDLKMVDMRKIVPETNLKELIKDRHCESDLDCVYGTDCRTSCDQSTMKCTSEVIQPNLAKACQLLKDYLLRGAPSEIREELEKQLYSCIALKVTANQMEMEHSLILNNLKTLLWKKISYTNDS, from the exons TGTGACAAATACAAGACCGGAGTTATTGATGGGCCTGCATGTAATAGCCTTTGTGTTACAGAAACTCTTTACTTTGGAAAATGCTTATCCACAAAGCCCAACAATCAG atatattTAGGGATTTGGGATAATCTACCAGGTGTTGTGAAGTGTCAGATGGAACAAGCACTTCATCTTGATTTTGGTACAGAATTGGAACCAAGAAAAGAAATAGTGCTATTTGATAAGCCAACTAGGGGAACTACTGTCCAGAAATTCAAAGAAATGGTCTACAGTCTCTTTAAA GCAAAGTTGGGTGACCAAGGGAACCTCTCTGAACTGGTTAACCTCATCTTGACAGTAGCTGACGGAGACAAAGATGGCCAGGTTTCCTTGGGGGAAGCAAAGTCAGCATGGGCACTTCTTCAGTTAAACGAATTTCTTCTTATGGTGATACTTCAAGATAAAGAACACACCCCCAAATTAATGGGATTCTGTGGTGATCTCTATGTGATGGAAAGCGTTGAATATACCTCTCTTTATGGAATAAGCCTTCCCTGGGTCATTGAACTTTTTATACCATCTGGGTTCAGAAGAAGCATGGATCAGTTGTTCACACCATCATGGCCTAGAAAGGCTAAAATAGCCATAGGACTTTTAGAATTTGTGGAAGATGTTTTCCATGGCCCATATGGAAACTTCCTCATGTGTGATACTAGTGCCAAAAACCTAGGATATAATGATAAATATGACTTGAAAATGGTGGACATGAGAAAAATTGTGCCAGAGACAAACCTGAAAGAACTTATAAAGGATCGTCACTGTGAGTCTGATCTGGACTGTGTCTATGGCACGGATTGTCGAACTAGCTGTGATCAGAGTACAATGAAGTGTACTTCAGAAGTGATACAACCAAACTTGGCAAAAGCCTGTCAGTTACTCAAAGACTACCTATTGCGTGGTGCTCCAAGTGAAATTCGTGAGGAATTAGAAAAGCAGCTGTATTCTTGTATTGCTCTCAAAGTCACAGCAAATCAAATGGAAATGGAACATTCTTTGATACTAAATAACCTAAAAACATTACTGTGGAAGAAAATTTCCTACACAAATGACTCTTAG
- the RPL5 gene encoding large ribosomal subunit protein uL18, with protein sequence MGFVKVVKNKAYFKRYQVKFRRRREGKTDYYARKRLVIQDKNKYNTPKYRMIVRVTNRDIICQIAYARIEGDMIVCAAYAHELPKYGVKVGLTNYAAAYCTGLLLARRLLNRFGMDKIYEGQVEVTGDEYNVESIDGQPGAFTCYLDAGLARTTTGNKVFGALKGAVDGGLSIPHSTKRFPGYDSESKEFSAEVHRKHIMGQNVADYMRYLLEEDEDAYKKQFSQYIKNNVTPDMMEEMYKKAHAAIRENPVYEKKPKKEVKKKRWNRPKMSLAQKKDRVAQKKASFLRAQERAAES encoded by the exons ATG GGGTTTGTGAAAGTTGTCAAGAACAAGGCCTACTTCAagagataccaagtgaaattCAGAAGAAGGCGAG agggCAAAACTGACTACTATGCTCGGAAGCGATTGGTTATCCAAGATAAAAATAAGTACAACACACCTAAATACAGAATGATTGTTCGTGTAACGAACAGAGATATCATTTGTCAG atTGCTTATGCCCGTATAGAAGGAGATATGATAGTTTGTGCAGCTTATGCTCACGAACTCCCAAAATACGGTGTGAAGGTTGGCCTGACAAATTATGCTGCAGCATATTGTACTGGCCTGCTGCTGGCCCGCAGG CTTCTTAATAGGTTTGGTATGGACAAAATTTATGAAGGCCAAGTCGAAGTGACTGGAGATGAATACAATGTGGAAAGTATCGATGGTCAACCTGGTGCCTTCACCTGTTACTTGGATGCAGGACTTGCCAGAACTACTACCGGGAATAAAGTTTTTGGGGCCCTAAAGGGAGCTGTCGATGGAGGCTTGTCTATCCCTCACAG TACCAAACGGTTCCCTGGTTAtgattcagaaagcaaagaattcagTGCTGAGGTACACCGAAAGCACATCATGGGTCAGAACGTCGCGGACTACATGCGCTACCTGCTTGAAGAAGACGAGGACGCTTACAAGAAGCAGTTCTCTCAGTACATAAAGAACAACGTGACTCCAGACATg ATGGAGGAGATGTATAAGAAAGCTCATGCTGCGATACGAGAGAATCCAGTGTATGAGAAGAAGCCTAAGAAAGAAGTTAAAAAGAAGAG GTGGAACCGTCCCAAAATGTCACTTGCCCAGAAGAAAGATCGGGTAGCTCAGAAGAAGGCAAGCTTCCTTAGAGCTCAGGAACGAGCTGCCGAGAGTTAA